In Bacillus sp. Cs-700, one genomic interval encodes:
- the topA gene encoding type I DNA topoisomerase, giving the protein MADYLVIVESPAKAKTIEKYLGKKYQVKASLGHVIDLPRSQMGVDVENNYAPKYITIRGKGPVLKEIKDAAKKAKKVYLAADPDREGEAIAWHLAHSLKIDEQTECRVVFNEITKDAVKDAFKQPRPINMDLVDAQQARRVLDRLVGYNISPLLWKKVKKGLSAGRVQSVAVRLIIEREKEIQNFEAEEYWKIKASFEKDGEQFEAGFYGVDGKKTDLQSREDVDNVLKRIEGDQFNIQSVQKKERKRNPALPFTTSSLQQEAARKLNFRAKKTMMLAQQLYEGIAIGKQGTVGLITYMRTDSTRISETAKDEAKEYIQGKYGDTYLSAKKPAKKQSGKSQDAHEAVRPTSVMRDPSEMKAYLKRDQLRLYKLIWERFVASQMAPAIMDTMSVDLENNGTTFRATGSKVKFKGFMKVYVEGNDDNKKEEDKMLPDLEEGMNVSTSDIDPTQHFTQPPPRYSEARLVKTMEELGIGRPSTYAPTLDTIQRRGYVALEDKKFVPTELGEIVLELILEFFQDIINIEFTAGLENDLDKIEDGEAEWISVINEFYQNFEQRLKVAEEEMKEVEIKDEPAGEDCEKCGSPMVIKMGRYGKFMACSNFPDCRNTKPILKEVGVTCPKCKEGNVVERKSKKNRLFYGCDRFPECDFLSWDKPIKRPCPKCGDLLVEKKTKKKKEIKCVNCDFVEEEN; this is encoded by the coding sequence GTGGCAGATTATCTAGTAATTGTTGAATCTCCCGCTAAAGCAAAAACAATTGAAAAATATTTAGGAAAGAAATATCAGGTTAAGGCCTCATTAGGTCACGTCATTGACCTTCCTAGAAGTCAGATGGGCGTTGATGTGGAAAACAACTATGCTCCTAAATATATAACAATACGCGGGAAAGGCCCTGTCCTAAAAGAAATTAAAGATGCAGCAAAAAAAGCGAAGAAAGTCTATCTCGCAGCTGACCCCGATCGCGAAGGGGAAGCGATTGCATGGCATCTTGCTCACAGTTTAAAAATCGATGAACAAACAGAGTGCAGGGTTGTCTTTAATGAAATTACAAAAGATGCGGTTAAGGATGCGTTTAAGCAACCGAGACCGATTAACATGGATCTTGTCGATGCTCAGCAAGCAAGACGTGTCTTAGACCGTTTAGTTGGGTATAACATTAGTCCATTATTATGGAAAAAAGTAAAAAAAGGTTTAAGTGCTGGACGAGTTCAATCCGTTGCAGTTCGCCTTATTATTGAAAGAGAAAAAGAAATTCAAAATTTTGAAGCAGAAGAATATTGGAAAATCAAAGCGTCGTTTGAAAAAGATGGCGAACAATTTGAGGCTGGTTTCTACGGAGTAGATGGAAAGAAAACGGATCTGCAATCACGTGAAGATGTCGACAATGTTCTAAAACGCATTGAAGGCGATCAGTTTAATATCCAGTCTGTTCAAAAGAAGGAACGTAAACGAAACCCGGCCCTACCGTTTACTACTTCTTCTCTTCAGCAGGAAGCGGCGAGAAAACTTAATTTCCGCGCGAAGAAAACGATGATGCTCGCTCAGCAACTTTATGAGGGAATCGCAATCGGAAAGCAGGGAACGGTTGGTTTAATTACGTACATGCGAACTGACTCAACACGTATTTCTGAAACGGCGAAGGATGAAGCGAAAGAATACATTCAGGGTAAATATGGTGACACATACTTATCAGCTAAAAAGCCTGCTAAGAAACAGTCAGGAAAATCACAAGATGCTCACGAAGCGGTTCGACCAACATCGGTTATGCGTGACCCATCTGAAATGAAGGCTTACTTAAAGCGTGATCAGCTTCGTTTATACAAGTTGATCTGGGAGCGTTTTGTAGCGAGCCAGATGGCACCGGCTATCATGGATACGATGAGCGTTGACTTAGAAAACAATGGAACGACTTTCCGTGCAACTGGTTCTAAAGTGAAATTTAAAGGGTTTATGAAAGTGTATGTTGAAGGAAACGACGACAATAAAAAGGAAGAAGATAAGATGCTTCCTGATCTTGAAGAAGGAATGAACGTATCCACTTCAGACATTGATCCGACACAGCACTTTACACAGCCACCGCCGAGATATTCAGAAGCGCGTCTTGTTAAAACAATGGAAGAACTCGGTATAGGAAGACCATCTACTTATGCACCAACCCTCGATACGATTCAGCGTAGAGGATACGTGGCATTAGAAGATAAGAAATTTGTTCCAACTGAACTTGGCGAAATAGTGTTAGAGCTGATTTTGGAGTTCTTCCAGGATATTATCAACATTGAATTTACGGCTGGATTAGAAAATGATCTTGACAAAATCGAGGATGGCGAGGCAGAATGGATTTCTGTCATCAACGAATTTTATCAAAACTTCGAACAGCGCCTGAAGGTAGCTGAGGAAGAAATGAAGGAAGTCGAAATTAAAGACGAACCTGCTGGAGAAGATTGTGAAAAGTGTGGTTCTCCAATGGTCATTAAGATGGGACGTTATGGAAAGTTTATGGCTTGCTCAAACTTCCCTGATTGTCGCAATACAAAACCGATATTAAAAGAAGTTGGCGTGACTTGTCCAAAGTGTAAAGAAGGTAATGTCGTTGAACGTAAAAGTAAGAAAAATCGCCTTTTCTATGGTTGTGATCGTTTCCCTGAATGTGATTTCCTATCGTGGGATAAACCGATC